Proteins encoded by one window of Sardina pilchardus chromosome 7, fSarPil1.1, whole genome shotgun sequence:
- the LOC134087784 gene encoding DNA-binding protein inhibitor ID-1-like, whose translation MKVVGSTCALKSKVGSEDMVRCLSEQSLTISKCKIPLLDEQMSAFLQDMNSCYSKLKELVPTLPPNKKASKMEILQHVIDYIWDLQIELDSPGMKQASSGSRTPLTTLNAELSSISVENGCSDDRILCR comes from the exons ATGAAGGTTGTTGGATCTACCTGCGCGCTGAAGAGCAAGGTTGGAAGCGAGGACATGGTTCGCTGTCTCTCTGAACAGAGCTTGACCATCTCCAAGTGCAAGATCCCCTTGCTGGACGAGCAGATGAGTGCGTTTCTCCAGGACATGAACAGTTGCTACAGCAAGCTCAAGGAGCTGGTGCCAACTCTGCCACCCAACAAGAAGGCCAGCAAGATGGAGATCCTCCAGCACGTCATCGACTACATCTGGGATCTCCAAATCGAGCTCGACTCACCGGGCATGAAGCAAGCGTCCTCGGGGTCTCGCACACCTCTGACTACCCTCAACGCAGAGCTGAGCAGCATCTCTGTCGAG AATGGGTGCTCAGATGACAGAATCCTGTGTCGCTGA